One Pullulanibacillus sp. KACC 23026 DNA segment encodes these proteins:
- a CDS encoding carbohydrate ABC transporter permease: protein MNQHSLVKKVMGHALLIIACASILIPIYWMIVSAFEPNSDILSTTPHFFPSHFAPGNLLTALKAQPFGRFFLNSCIMSALIVFCQVVTSSLAAYALVFIPMHRSKGWFFLILLAMMIPMQATFIPVYLILSKVHLINTYMGLVLPFAGSAFGIFLLRQGFVSVPKAIVHAARIDGASEWRILGTIVLPNAKPIIITLVLLNFVFHYNDLFWPLISTNAANMRVVPVALSYFLSQEPGQTLQWNLLMAADLVTILPALALFLLGQRYIVRGIMSSAVKG from the coding sequence ATGAATCAGCACTCTTTAGTTAAAAAAGTAATGGGGCATGCTCTCTTGATTATCGCTTGTGCGTCTATTTTGATTCCAATTTACTGGATGATTGTCAGTGCGTTTGAGCCGAATTCAGATATTCTCTCAACGACACCGCACTTTTTCCCATCTCACTTTGCACCTGGGAATCTCTTAACGGCTCTTAAAGCCCAGCCTTTTGGCCGATTTTTTCTAAACAGTTGTATCATGAGTGCCCTCATTGTGTTTTGCCAAGTGGTGACTTCAAGCTTAGCAGCTTATGCTCTAGTCTTTATTCCTATGCACCGCAGTAAAGGATGGTTCTTTCTTATCCTGCTCGCCATGATGATACCGATGCAGGCTACTTTTATTCCTGTTTACCTCATTTTGAGTAAAGTGCATCTGATCAATACCTACATGGGACTGGTGCTTCCTTTTGCCGGGAGTGCTTTCGGAATCTTCCTTCTTCGACAAGGGTTTGTGTCGGTTCCTAAAGCGATCGTGCATGCTGCGCGAATTGATGGCGCATCGGAATGGCGTATCCTGGGCACTATTGTTTTGCCGAATGCCAAACCCATCATTATTACACTTGTCCTATTAAATTTCGTCTTCCATTACAATGACTTATTTTGGCCATTGATCTCGACGAACGCGGCTAACATGCGGGTCGTCCCAGTCGCTCTTTCTTACTTCCTAAGCCAAGAGCCAGGACAAACCCTTCAATGGAACCTGCTGATGGCAGCCGACCTTGTCACCATTTTACCCGCACTCGCCCTGTTCCTCCTTGGACAACGCTACATCGTCCGAGGGATCATGAGCAGCGCCGTAAAGGGGTGA
- a CDS encoding ABC transporter substrate-binding protein produces MKAFPLKVVSAVVSLGILLSGCGTSGNSASTSGTAGKTAESGSNKVVDISLWYGISGDLDKDVQKMVKKFNDAHPAIHVTATYQGSYSGGGPEQQKLLAALAAGNPPDLAQIEVNSMGVFANSGKLMDLTDFMKNSSVDKPDNFLDGMLVSTQWNGKYYGVPLNRSVPVLYYNKTLFKKAGIQDPPKTWDELAADTKKLTSGSGDSKVYGYGPLVDWWPWESMAWSSGSEILSKDGKKATFNTPELNHVLTLQQNLVKSGDALVETGDNYWTLMTNDFINGKVAMDLDSIGSAAQVQQGVGSKFEWGTAYLPSDKTLNVPPGGGDMAIMNGIPQDHVKAAETFIEWWTSPKQTLEWSQLTGYLPVQKDAVQDQSYQNFLKKNPQFKTAIDELQYQKAAPASEHLLNVLQYMQQSLQGIFDQGKPVGDQLKKAVDQANSILGG; encoded by the coding sequence TTGAAAGCTTTTCCTTTGAAGGTAGTTTCGGCAGTTGTGTCATTAGGTATTCTTTTATCAGGATGCGGGACATCCGGCAATTCCGCTAGTACAAGCGGCACCGCAGGCAAAACAGCAGAATCTGGATCAAATAAAGTTGTTGATATTTCACTATGGTATGGAATTAGTGGGGATTTGGATAAGGATGTACAGAAGATGGTCAAGAAATTCAATGACGCTCACCCGGCTATACACGTTACGGCGACCTACCAAGGCAGCTATTCGGGCGGAGGACCTGAACAGCAAAAATTGCTTGCCGCTCTTGCTGCCGGCAACCCGCCTGACCTTGCTCAAATCGAAGTGAATTCCATGGGTGTTTTTGCAAACTCTGGGAAGTTAATGGATTTAACGGATTTTATGAAAAATAGCTCTGTTGATAAGCCAGATAATTTCTTAGACGGCATGTTGGTCAGTACGCAATGGAACGGCAAGTATTATGGCGTTCCGCTCAACCGAAGCGTTCCAGTCCTTTACTACAACAAAACGTTGTTTAAAAAAGCTGGTATTCAAGACCCTCCAAAAACTTGGGATGAACTCGCAGCGGATACCAAAAAATTAACAAGTGGCTCTGGCGACTCCAAGGTCTACGGTTATGGTCCGCTTGTTGACTGGTGGCCATGGGAATCAATGGCTTGGTCCTCAGGAAGTGAAATTCTTTCAAAAGATGGCAAAAAAGCCACCTTTAATACACCTGAGCTCAATCACGTCCTTACCCTTCAGCAAAATCTAGTCAAAAGCGGGGATGCCCTTGTTGAGACAGGGGACAATTATTGGACACTCATGACTAATGATTTTATTAACGGAAAAGTGGCTATGGATCTCGATTCTATTGGCAGTGCCGCGCAAGTTCAACAAGGTGTTGGCTCGAAGTTCGAATGGGGCACCGCTTATTTGCCAAGCGACAAAACCCTTAATGTACCTCCAGGCGGTGGTGACATGGCCATCATGAACGGCATTCCGCAAGATCATGTTAAGGCAGCTGAAACGTTTATTGAATGGTGGACTTCACCAAAACAAACACTTGAATGGTCACAATTAACCGGTTATCTGCCTGTTCAAAAAGATGCTGTTCAAGATCAATCTTACCAAAATTTCTTGAAGAAAAACCCGCAATTCAAAACAGCTATTGATGAGCTTCAATATCAAAAAGCAGCTCCTGCCTCCGAGCACCTGCTTAACGTCCTACAATACATGCAGCAATCCTTGCAAGGTATTTTTGACCAAGGGAAGCCAGTCGGCGACCAACTCAAAAAAGCCGTCGACCAAGCCAACAGCATCTTAGGTGGTTGA
- a CDS encoding transposase, translated as MWRGVNRQAIFHDDQDRRKFLDILKTYKNKNDLNIYAWCLMSNHVHLLIKEGNEGISDTMKRIGISYVNYFNWKYQTTGSLFQDRFNSECVEERPYLLTVVRYIHQNPLKAGMVSRAEDWKWSSCSTYYGKVPYSVDLLDSELVLGCFSPHIAEAREAFRAFNESLNDDTCLDEKLVKKRLSDEEARTAILELIGIYEITQIKSLPKSEREKVL; from the coding sequence ATGTGGAGAGGAGTTAATAGACAGGCTATTTTTCACGACGATCAGGACAGAAGGAAATTTCTTGATATCCTTAAAACCTATAAGAACAAAAATGATTTGAACATCTATGCTTGGTGTTTAATGAGTAACCATGTCCATTTGCTGATAAAAGAGGGGAATGAAGGGATTTCAGATACGATGAAGCGGATAGGGATTAGCTATGTTAATTATTTCAATTGGAAGTACCAAACAACAGGTTCTCTTTTTCAGGATCGTTTTAATAGTGAATGTGTTGAAGAGAGACCCTATCTACTAACTGTCGTAAGGTATATTCACCAGAATCCGTTAAAAGCTGGAATGGTCAGTCGCGCTGAAGATTGGAAATGGAGCAGTTGTAGTACTTACTATGGCAAAGTCCCTTATTCTGTTGACCTGTTGGATAGTGAGCTTGTTCTTGGATGCTTCTCCCCGCATATCGCAGAGGCAAGAGAAGCATTTCGAGCATTTAACGAAAGCTTGAATGATGATACATGCCTAGATGAAAAGCTGGTTAAAAAAAGGTTGTCCGATGAAGAGGCAAGAACAGCCATTCTAGAACTCATAGGTATTTATGAAATCACACAAATTAAGAGTCTGCCTAAGTCAGAGAGAGAAAAAGTGCTGTGA
- a CDS encoding glycerophosphodiester phosphodiesterase: MKTKIIAHRGFKSAAPENTLIAFELAKQAGTDGIELDIHRTKDGSLVVMHDETLDRTSNGRGWIKDITFAELSKLDAGSWFAPEFKGEKIPLLEDVLIWARSQGIFVNIELKTAIVEYPGLEDAVVDLINRYGLHDQVLCSSFNHVSLKNIKQLDPDIQVAILYAQQLVDPWLYAKHIGAVAIHPYFKHISPEIVMACKKYKIDINPYTVNEINDLETMMNLGVTSIITDYPDRLASLKLLK; this comes from the coding sequence ATGAAAACTAAGATTATAGCTCATCGAGGATTTAAATCCGCCGCTCCAGAGAACACCTTGATAGCTTTTGAATTGGCAAAACAAGCTGGCACAGACGGAATTGAGCTGGACATCCATAGAACAAAGGATGGAAGTCTTGTCGTCATGCACGACGAGACATTGGATAGAACATCTAATGGAAGGGGATGGATTAAAGATATCACCTTTGCAGAACTCTCTAAGTTGGATGCTGGCAGTTGGTTTGCCCCAGAATTCAAGGGAGAAAAAATCCCACTGCTTGAGGACGTTCTTATTTGGGCAAGAAGCCAAGGCATTTTTGTCAATATTGAACTTAAAACAGCAATAGTCGAATACCCAGGATTAGAAGACGCTGTCGTCGATTTAATTAATCGTTATGGCCTTCATGACCAAGTCCTTTGCTCGTCCTTTAATCATGTTAGTCTAAAGAATATAAAACAGCTTGATCCCGATATCCAAGTGGCCATTCTATATGCCCAGCAATTAGTGGATCCTTGGCTGTACGCTAAACATATAGGTGCTGTAGCCATTCACCCCTATTTCAAACATATTAGTCCCGAAATCGTCATGGCATGCAAAAAATATAAAATCGACATCAACCCCTATACCGTAAACGAAATAAACGACCTAGAAACCATGATGAACCTTGGCGTCACCTCAATCATCACCGACTACCCAGACCGACTAGCAAGCCTAAAACTATTAAAATAA
- a CDS encoding SLC13 family permease: protein MSFQMVFVLVMIVLMLLGLLFEVGRPDVVVFSVLVIFLITGILTPDEALKGFSNEGMITIALLFIVAGAIQKYGLIDQGMTRWLKKSRSRMGSMLRFFIPTALMSAFLNNTPIVVTFTPIIKKWCEDRGIAPSKFLIPLSYVTILGGTMTLMGTSTNLVVQGLLLDNGIKSFNLFTLTPVGVVVAVVGLLFIFLIGIKLLPEHKGFEQKVREDSREYLAEMRVDDSFPYVNQSIDAAGLRKLKGLYLIEIIRGEERLSPVRSSTIIQAGDRLIFTGLISTIVDLQSVKGLTLETGTHLELDDLKKGSSLLVEAVVSHNSSLLSKTIKKARFRSNFDAGVIAVHRNNERIKSKVGDISLKAGDTLLLLAGSDFIRKYQESSDFYVVSSIDTPDRLNRDLKKGLLSIGILVVMIALVTLGFLSMFKAMALATFLLLATRLITPVDAKKYIQFDVLLLIASSFGVGSAMTTTGLAKWLADGLIAIGQPMGLFVILIMVYLLTNIFTELITNSAAAVLMIPIGLQMADTLHVSPLGFAVLIAIGASASFITPIGYQTNLIVYGPGGYRFKDYVKIGVPLSLVIMMTTVVMVYWIYF from the coding sequence ATGTCTTTTCAGATGGTGTTTGTGTTGGTTATGATTGTGTTGATGTTGCTTGGGCTTTTGTTTGAGGTGGGGCGTCCGGATGTTGTGGTGTTTTCGGTTCTTGTTATTTTTTTGATAACGGGGATTTTGACACCGGATGAGGCGTTGAAGGGCTTCTCAAATGAAGGCATGATTACGATTGCGTTATTGTTTATTGTGGCTGGGGCCATTCAGAAGTATGGGCTGATTGATCAAGGAATGACGCGTTGGTTGAAGAAGAGTCGGTCTCGAATGGGGTCAATGCTGCGTTTTTTTATTCCAACTGCGTTGATGTCTGCCTTTTTGAACAATACACCAATTGTGGTTACATTTACTCCGATTATTAAAAAGTGGTGCGAGGACCGTGGGATTGCGCCATCTAAATTTTTGATTCCATTGTCTTATGTGACGATTTTGGGCGGAACGATGACGCTGATGGGTACGTCCACTAATCTGGTGGTTCAAGGTCTGCTTTTGGATAACGGCATTAAGTCGTTTAACTTGTTCACCTTGACACCGGTCGGAGTGGTCGTGGCGGTAGTCGGGCTTTTGTTCATTTTTTTAATAGGAATCAAGTTACTTCCCGAGCATAAGGGATTTGAGCAAAAGGTGCGTGAGGATTCACGTGAGTATTTAGCAGAAATGCGTGTAGATGACTCGTTTCCTTATGTGAATCAGAGCATTGACGCGGCGGGGCTGCGGAAGTTAAAAGGCTTGTATTTAATTGAAATTATTAGGGGCGAGGAACGGTTGTCACCGGTTCGTTCTTCTACGATTATACAGGCGGGCGATCGCTTAATTTTTACAGGTCTAATTTCAACTATTGTTGATTTACAAAGCGTTAAAGGGTTGACGCTTGAGACGGGGACGCATCTTGAACTAGATGATTTGAAAAAAGGGTCAAGTCTACTTGTTGAGGCAGTTGTGTCTCACAATTCTTCTCTGTTATCCAAAACGATTAAAAAGGCAAGGTTTCGCTCTAATTTTGATGCGGGGGTTATTGCGGTTCATCGTAATAATGAACGGATCAAAAGTAAGGTGGGCGATATTAGTCTAAAAGCGGGCGATACGCTGCTTTTGCTTGCGGGGTCAGATTTTATTAGAAAATACCAAGAGTCCAGTGATTTTTACGTTGTGTCTTCTATTGATACGCCTGACAGATTGAATCGAGATTTGAAAAAAGGGCTGTTATCTATTGGCATTCTTGTCGTGATGATTGCTCTGGTGACGCTTGGCTTTCTCTCCATGTTTAAAGCGATGGCCTTGGCGACCTTTCTTTTATTAGCAACCCGATTAATAACGCCAGTCGATGCCAAAAAATATATACAGTTTGATGTCTTACTTTTGATTGCAAGTTCCTTTGGTGTCGGATCGGCTATGACGACGACTGGTTTGGCCAAATGGCTTGCGGATGGGCTCATTGCCATTGGTCAACCGATGGGGTTATTTGTTATCCTTATCATGGTCTATCTATTAACAAATATTTTTACAGAGTTAATCACTAATAGTGCTGCTGCTGTGCTGATGATTCCGATTGGCTTGCAGATGGCTGATACGCTTCACGTCAGCCCGCTTGGTTTTGCCGTGTTGATTGCCATTGGTGCATCGGCAAGCTTTATCACGCCGATCGGTTATCAAACCAACCTTATCGTCTACGGACCAGGAGGCTATCGCTTCAAGGATTACGTTAAAATTGGCGTGCCATTAAGCCTAGTTATTATGATGACTACGGTCGTGATGGTCTACTGGATTTATTTTTAA
- the cysC gene encoding adenylyl-sulfate kinase: MTVSKNIVWHDSKVTKEERQELMHHKSAVLWFTGLSGSGKSTISVELEKELHAQGIHTYRLDGDNVRHGLNKNLGFSPEDRTENIRRVGEVAKLMVDAGLITLTAFISPYLEDRKQVRDIMEEGEFIEVYVKASVETCEARDPKGLYKKARAGEIKEFTGIDAPYEEPVNPEIVLETGSLSVEESVAVIIDYLKAKGYLYETSRSSR, from the coding sequence ATGACTGTTTCAAAAAATATTGTGTGGCATGATTCAAAAGTGACGAAGGAGGAGCGGCAGGAGCTGATGCATCACAAAAGTGCGGTGCTTTGGTTTACAGGTCTGTCCGGTTCCGGCAAGTCGACGATTTCGGTTGAGCTTGAGAAGGAACTGCATGCGCAAGGCATTCATACCTATCGCCTGGATGGAGACAATGTGAGACATGGGCTAAACAAGAATCTTGGTTTTAGTCCTGAAGATCGGACGGAGAATATCCGCCGGGTTGGCGAGGTCGCAAAACTTATGGTTGATGCGGGGCTCATCACATTGACGGCCTTTATTTCACCCTATCTTGAGGACCGGAAGCAAGTAAGGGACATAATGGAAGAAGGCGAGTTTATCGAGGTTTACGTGAAGGCGAGTGTTGAAACTTGCGAAGCACGCGATCCGAAGGGCCTTTATAAAAAAGCACGGGCTGGTGAAATCAAGGAGTTTACGGGCATCGATGCTCCTTATGAAGAACCTGTGAACCCAGAAATTGTTCTTGAAACGGGCTCGCTTTCGGTAGAGGAATCGGTAGCAGTCATTATTGACTATTTAAAAGCAAAGGGGTACTTGTATGAAACGAGCCGTTCAAGTCGCTGA
- the cysQ gene encoding 3'(2'),5'-bisphosphate nucleotidase CysQ: MKRAVQVADLFDIALRAGQDIMAVYAKDFNVEYKGDDSPLTLADKKSHLVISEGLAKHYPELPILSEEGRAIPYEERKDWEQFWLVDPLDGTKEFIKKNDEFTVNIALIENGFPTLGVIYAPALDVFYFGIQGKGAFKLVEASKNEVSSDHELIAKSRPLPEVKNQDVLNVVASRSHMSEETQAFIDELKKENTVDVVSSGSSLKFCLVAEGKADYYPRYAPTMEWDTAAGQAIVEAAGGTVTRYEDQQRFYYNRENLLNGWFLAKR; encoded by the coding sequence ATGAAACGAGCCGTTCAAGTCGCTGATTTATTTGACATTGCCTTAAGAGCTGGACAAGATATTATGGCGGTTTATGCGAAGGACTTTAATGTGGAGTACAAAGGGGATGATTCTCCTTTAACACTGGCTGATAAAAAGTCGCATTTAGTCATCTCTGAAGGGCTGGCGAAACATTACCCTGAGCTTCCTATTCTGAGTGAAGAAGGCCGGGCGATTCCTTATGAAGAGCGTAAGGATTGGGAACAGTTTTGGCTGGTGGACCCTTTAGATGGGACGAAAGAATTTATTAAGAAAAATGATGAATTCACGGTAAATATTGCGCTGATTGAGAATGGTTTTCCAACACTTGGAGTTATTTACGCCCCTGCTCTAGATGTCTTTTATTTTGGCATCCAAGGAAAGGGAGCTTTCAAGCTAGTTGAGGCATCTAAGAATGAAGTTTCGAGTGACCATGAGCTCATCGCTAAAAGCCGCCCGCTGCCAGAGGTTAAGAACCAAGATGTCCTGAATGTGGTTGCTAGCCGGTCGCATATGTCTGAAGAGACGCAGGCGTTTATTGATGAATTGAAAAAAGAAAACACAGTAGACGTCGTGTCTTCCGGCAGTTCATTAAAGTTTTGTTTGGTGGCAGAAGGAAAAGCGGATTACTATCCGCGTTATGCGCCTACAATGGAATGGGATACAGCAGCGGGACAAGCGATTGTCGAGGCCGCGGGAGGAACCGTTACTCGCTACGAGGACCAACAGCGTTTTTATTATAATAGAGAAAACCTGCTGAACGGCTGGTTTTTGGCCAAACGGTAA
- a CDS encoding YitT family protein yields MKVHKKLDRKHLLRKAITIPIGALLSAIGLEIFLVPNHILDGGITGISIILAYVTHFPLGVFIGVLNLPFIIIGYKQIGKTFAFSTLYAIICLSIFTSIFIPIPQITTDPLLASVFGGVILGIGVGIVIRNGGSQDGTEILSILLNKKTPFSVGEIVMFVNVFILGSAGFVFDWNSTMYSLLAYFIAFKTIDITIEGLEQSKAVWIISDVHEEIGDALNNRLGRGVTYLNGQGAYSHDKKQVIFTIVTRLEEAKLKSIVEDIDPNAFLAVGDIHDVKGGNFKKRDIH; encoded by the coding sequence ATGAAGGTACATAAAAAGTTAGATAGGAAACATTTACTGAGAAAGGCCATTACTATTCCAATTGGTGCTTTGTTGTCAGCTATTGGGCTTGAAATCTTTTTGGTTCCTAATCATATCCTTGATGGCGGGATTACCGGTATATCGATTATTTTAGCTTATGTCACACATTTTCCTTTAGGGGTATTTATTGGGGTTTTAAACCTACCCTTTATCATTATTGGATACAAGCAAATAGGAAAAACCTTTGCCTTTTCCACGCTTTACGCGATCATATGCCTCTCTATCTTTACCAGTATTTTTATTCCGATTCCGCAAATTACAACCGATCCTTTATTAGCCTCTGTTTTTGGTGGTGTGATTTTAGGGATTGGTGTGGGGATTGTAATTCGTAATGGCGGTTCTCAAGACGGGACGGAGATTCTTTCCATTCTTCTGAACAAAAAGACCCCTTTTTCAGTCGGTGAGATTGTGATGTTTGTCAACGTATTTATTTTAGGAAGTGCAGGCTTTGTCTTTGATTGGAACAGTACCATGTATTCGCTATTGGCTTATTTTATAGCGTTTAAGACGATCGATATTACCATCGAGGGCTTGGAACAATCGAAGGCGGTATGGATCATTAGTGATGTACATGAAGAAATCGGCGATGCCTTAAACAACCGATTAGGGCGCGGGGTTACTTATTTAAATGGACAAGGTGCTTATTCGCATGATAAAAAACAAGTGATCTTCACCATCGTGACTCGATTAGAAGAAGCGAAACTAAAATCAATAGTAGAGGACATCGACCCTAACGCCTTTCTTGCAGTAGGAGATATTCACGACGTTAAAGGCGGTAACTTTAAGAAAAGAGACATTCATTAA
- a CDS encoding DMT family transporter: MKAKWFLMMAGLIIIWSLSWPIYKVALVYTPPLLFAGMRCLLGGALLAGFIWKTRDRIQWKKNWKIYVITGLLNITLFYGLQTEGLKLVPSGLFSVIVYFQPILVGLFAWLWLGETMTLTKVLGLILGFLGVISVSAEGFSGHVSILGILFGLLSALSWAFGTIYTKKMAHSVDSLWMVALQCLIGGVVLMISGLSTEKWSSIVWNGTYFSGLAFGAILGIAISWIFYVTLVKTGDASVVATFTFLVPMLAVVIGTIFLSEPFTKLLFVGIILIVASILLVNKKKKQTQELFQGV; the protein is encoded by the coding sequence ATGAAAGCAAAATGGTTTTTAATGATGGCGGGTTTAATCATTATTTGGAGCCTCTCCTGGCCAATTTATAAAGTAGCATTGGTCTATACGCCTCCATTGCTTTTTGCTGGGATGAGGTGTTTGTTAGGCGGCGCTCTTTTAGCAGGCTTCATTTGGAAAACACGGGATCGAATCCAATGGAAAAAGAATTGGAAAATATATGTGATCACCGGTCTTTTAAATATTACGTTATTTTATGGACTGCAAACAGAGGGGCTCAAATTGGTTCCATCCGGTCTCTTCTCAGTTATTGTTTATTTTCAACCTATTTTAGTTGGACTTTTTGCTTGGCTATGGTTAGGCGAAACGATGACGCTAACCAAGGTGCTCGGACTGATTCTTGGATTTCTCGGTGTCATATCGGTCAGTGCAGAGGGGTTCTCCGGCCATGTCTCCATCTTAGGAATTCTATTCGGCTTATTATCCGCACTATCCTGGGCATTCGGTACCATTTACACCAAAAAGATGGCCCATTCAGTCGATTCGCTTTGGATGGTCGCCCTCCAGTGCTTAATTGGCGGTGTGGTTCTTATGATAAGCGGACTTTCGACTGAAAAGTGGTCAAGCATTGTTTGGAACGGCACTTATTTCAGCGGCCTTGCCTTTGGGGCCATACTCGGAATCGCGATCTCATGGATCTTCTATGTCACGCTGGTGAAAACGGGTGACGCAAGTGTTGTCGCCACCTTCACCTTCCTAGTCCCGATGCTTGCCGTGGTCATAGGAACCATCTTCCTAAGCGAACCCTTCACCAAACTATTATTTGTCGGCATCATCCTAATCGTCGCAAGTATCCTGCTCGTCAACAAAAAGAAAAAACAAACCCAAGAGTTATTTCAAGGGGTCTGA
- a CDS encoding helix-turn-helix domain-containing GNAT family N-acetyltransferase, producing the protein MKKSPYVEKIRKFNRYYASVLGKMDQEIYNKPFPLTEARVITELHFKKGCTATAVRENLGIDRGQMSRIIQKFEDEKIIVKKQASKDKRQYLLYLTNYGEEIYNDLVEHANYEVGKMIQEKSNRELTKLITSMEAIESILTEVPPFQSKVSIRTFEPGDAGFVAYLHGAFYENTYRFGKMFDYYVMKGLTAFMADSDGGELWIAEVEGKRAGSIAITKSDDKTAQLRWFILDEAYQGMGIGKQLMDTAMAFCKGQGYTHIFLWTVSILYAARHLYQTYHFQLTEEKPNYEWTGSKLIEERWDLELK; encoded by the coding sequence ATGAAAAAGAGCCCATATGTAGAAAAGATTAGGAAATTCAATCGGTATTATGCCAGTGTATTAGGTAAAATGGATCAAGAAATCTATAATAAACCTTTTCCTTTAACCGAGGCGCGAGTGATCACTGAACTCCATTTTAAAAAGGGCTGTACGGCAACAGCGGTTAGAGAAAATCTTGGAATAGACCGTGGACAGATGAGCCGAATCATTCAAAAATTTGAGGACGAAAAAATTATTGTTAAAAAGCAGGCATCAAAGGACAAACGCCAATATTTACTTTATCTCACTAATTATGGGGAAGAAATTTATAATGATTTAGTCGAGCATGCCAATTATGAAGTTGGAAAGATGATCCAAGAAAAGTCAAATCGTGAATTGACCAAGCTAATCACTTCTATGGAAGCGATTGAATCGATCTTAACTGAAGTGCCTCCTTTTCAATCAAAGGTATCCATTCGAACGTTTGAGCCAGGTGATGCTGGATTTGTCGCTTATCTTCACGGAGCATTTTATGAAAATACCTATCGTTTTGGCAAGATGTTTGACTATTACGTCATGAAGGGGCTAACGGCATTCATGGCGGATTCGGATGGAGGGGAGCTATGGATTGCAGAAGTGGAAGGTAAAAGGGCAGGTTCGATTGCGATTACGAAATCCGACGACAAGACCGCCCAACTAAGATGGTTTATTTTAGATGAAGCGTATCAAGGCATGGGAATAGGTAAGCAATTGATGGATACAGCCATGGCTTTCTGTAAAGGCCAAGGATACACCCATATCTTTTTATGGACGGTCAGTATTTTATATGCAGCCCGTCACCTCTATCAAACCTATCATTTTCAACTAACCGAAGAAAAACCTAATTATGAGTGGACCGGTTCGAAACTAATAGAAGAACGCTGGGACTTAGAATTAAAGTGA
- a CDS encoding GNAT family N-acetyltransferase — MGIRKARVGDWKSVCGLLEQLDYYDTESFIREKIEALINHPDEELLVYEISGKVIAFISIHYIPQLALKGDFARISYFAVDSTIRSQGIGRDIEAHCTDLAIKRNCDRIEVHCHSRRKDAHRFYARQGYTESPNYFMKRL, encoded by the coding sequence TTGGGAATTCGAAAAGCAAGGGTTGGAGATTGGAAATCGGTATGTGGGTTATTAGAACAATTAGATTACTATGATACAGAAAGCTTTATAAGAGAGAAAATAGAAGCACTTATTAATCATCCAGATGAAGAATTATTGGTTTATGAAATTTCAGGGAAAGTAATCGCTTTTATTTCAATTCATTATATTCCTCAACTAGCTTTAAAAGGAGACTTCGCAAGGATTAGCTATTTCGCTGTAGACTCCACAATAAGAAGTCAAGGTATCGGGCGTGACATAGAAGCGCATTGCACCGATTTGGCTATAAAAAGAAACTGCGACAGAATCGAAGTTCATTGTCATTCAAGAAGAAAGGATGCACATAGGTTTTATGCAAGACAGGGCTATACTGAATCTCCAAACTATTTTATGAAAAGGCTCTAA